Proteins encoded in a region of the Gigantopelta aegis isolate Gae_Host chromosome 13, Gae_host_genome, whole genome shotgun sequence genome:
- the LOC121387194 gene encoding kelch-like protein 2, with the protein MEGIQTQLLQNIHQEMINGSFSDIQVICNDETTTGSRLVLAALSPYFRAMLTSGMTESLTGVLKLPSVSLSVYQDILKMYFCNINLINEDNCMHILDAAEMMQLDHIKHLCKIYLNQNMEITLQNCLNLWRTLKLYNFLDLSKRALSCFTDNLADFVKTENVIHLAKAELLEIISENDLTCKEDDILKVAMNWIEHNNPEQEDVQSIFENVRLDIVDRQFLVNEIAFSKIVFENSAVREMIKHVSCSARPQRTRTTRFAANRPDVFVLQHTDLLLLSCFTSEEKWEDVPPAPVDPGQYYPAASLDNTIYITGGDKQPKCTLLYDTIRHVWNVGPDLNHEHWCHCTATASSKVYVISGLDTSTIEEKSESEAQWQVVGDLGLNRLLAFPVAVGENILVMGGRINYIPSALIQCFNTATRAVTKLETKLSCTSCTIRGSVHLPDVYLMDSDGNVMHIHVTDRNGEIQVENKLTAEWKSFGHRFGIVYRHGKLLCFSKDEIIKFNLAEGKEENNTFPNPSRRGDVYDVLTI; encoded by the coding sequence ATGGAGGGCATTCAAACCCAACTTCTGCAGAACATTCATCAAGAGATGATCAACGGTTCGTTCAGTGATATACAGGTGATTTGTAATGACGAGACAACGACTGGAAGTCGACTCGTTCTAGCAGCGTTGTCACCTTACTTCCGGGCGATGCTTACATCAGGCATGACGGAGAGTCTGACGGGCGTCCTGAAACTTCCCTCTGTGTCTCTGTCAGTATATCAGGACATTCTCAAGATGTATTTCTGCAACATTAATCTTATAAACGAGGACAACTGTATGCATATTTTAGACGCTGCCGAGATGATGCAGCTTGATCATATCAAACATCTTTGTAAGATCTACTTGAACCAAAATATGGAAATAACTCTTCAAAATTGTCTAAATTTGTGGAGAACCCTGAAACTCTACAATTTCCTTGATTTGTCCAAACGGGCACTTTCCTGTTTTACTGATAACTTGGCTGATTTTGTTAAAACGGAAAATGTTATTCATCTGGCAAAGGCAGAACTTTTGGAAATAATTTCCGAAAATGACTTAACCTGTAAAGAAGATGACATTCTGAAAGTTGCCATGAACTGGATTGAACATAATAATCCAGAACAAGAGGACGTCCAGagtatttttgaaaatgtgCGACTGGATATTGTTGACCGACAATTTCTTGTTAATGAGATAGCGTTTTCAAAGATCGTTTTTGAGAATAGCGCTGTGAGGGAAATGATAAAACACGTTTCATGTTCAGCCCGGCCACAACGTACACGCACAACGAGGTTTGCTGCCAACCGACCTGATGTCTTCGTACTACAACACACCGACCTGTTACTGCTATCTTGTTTCACGTCGGAAGAGAAGTGGGAAGACGTCCCGCCAGCCCCAGTAGATCCTGGACAGTATTATCCAGCAGCGAGTTTGGATAACACGATCTACATCACTGGTGGTGATAAACAACCGAAATGTACACTGTTGTATGACACCATTAGACACGTGTGGAACGTAGGTCCAGATCTCAACCACGAACACTGGTGTCACTGTACAGCCACAGCTAGTTCTAAAGTGTATGTAATAAGCGGTTTGGATACCAGCACAATAGAAGAGAAGAGCGAGAGTGAGGCGCAATGGCAGGTGGTTGGTGATTTGGGATTGAACAGATTGCTTGCCTTTCCTGTTgcagttggtgagaacatccTCGTTATGGGAGGACGAATAAATTACATCCCATCAGCTCTCATCCAGTGTTTTAACACTGCAACCCGCGCTGTCACAAAGCTGGAGACAAAGTTATCTTGTACCTCCTGTACAATAAGAGGATCTGTTCACCTCCCAGATGTATATCTGATGGACAGCGATGGCAACGTGATGCATATTCACGTCACTGACAGAAATGGTGAAATCCAGGTTGAGAATAAACTAACAGCTGAGTGGAAATCCTTTGGTCATAGATTTGGCATCGTTTACCGACATGGAAAACTATTGTGTTTTAGTAAAGATGAAATCATAAAATTCAACCTGGCTGAAggtaaagaagaaaataatacattcccAAACCCATCTAGAAGAGGCGACGTGTACGACGTCCTGACCATTTGA